Within Scomber scombrus chromosome 12, fScoSco1.1, whole genome shotgun sequence, the genomic segment TGGATATATTATCAGAGCCCTCCAAGCCACCAAAAATGGGGTGaaatattttttccagaaaaaaaaaattcataccTTTGATTTTCTGGTCCCTCATGATTTCACAACTCTCTAAAATCTCTTCAGAACAAAAAGAGTATAtgtacaattattattattacatattgtaCATGGTCACTGTGCTATCCACGGCTGGGGGATACAATTGAAAGTTTGTCAGTGAACCTTGAGCTCATTGTCTCAGACATTTTATTCAACTTACACATTTTCATTCCATATATCTTAAACTTTGTGATCAGGCCACCAGTTTCAATATAAATTGAAGCTTAAGCAAACAGTCCACAACAAAATGATTGACCGCTTTATAATTTACCATATTCATGATTTTATATGTTTACTTTTCTTACTTCTGATAGTCTAAACCTTTAATTACAATATGTAATGCTAGAAACCATTAAATAAGAAAAGATTGATGCTCATATTTTGTGTTGGcaactgtttttattataagcaaaaataataataataataataacaacactttttttgtagAGCTGAGCACAATGTTTGAAACAGTATATTAAGAATAAACCAGTAATGTCATTTTGGtgatttaatttcacattttggtTCTCACATTTTCATCATCGTGaactttaataaaaatgttaaaaaagaccATTAGCTCAACTCTTCAATCATCTTATtattccttttccttttccccttCTTAAAGCTCTCCTCAACTACAGTCTTTGCTTTCTCCATGCTGTTCCTTTCACTCTCCCTTTTACTGTGCTCGCTCCACAACTCGAGAGCCAGTATATGAGTCCGGTGTGCGTTGTCCAGCACCCAGGCTTGAAAGAATTCACACTTCTTGCTTGCCAGGAAGTACTTCTGcctctttgctccctcctctccctccttggACAGGGCGGCTCTGGCTTTGGAGAGCACTGAACGGAGCTGACTCAAGGCTGCCAGGCAGTATCCCGTAGCATCCTTTCTGTCTCTGCCGGTCATGATGTGAGCCACGGCTTCCACCGCCCTGGCTGGAGCACGGGAATCTTCCTTATCTAGGTAACCTCCTGCTGAAAGTAGAGTTTCTCCACGGTGCAAGGCCTCTTGGACGGAGTTGAAAACCCTGCCTGAGTCCAGCGCCTCAGACAAAGCAAGAATCATGTCACAGACCTCAAAAATCAGTGAATCAGTGTCTCCATTATACAGACACATGGTGAAAGAGTAGCCAAAAAGTGTGTTAACCAAACCATAGCATACCAAGGGAGACGGATTTGCACACAAGGAACTTAATTTGGGAATTTTTGCAGAAATCGGAGGCACACTGGAAACTGAGCTTCCCTCATCTTTGCTGGTTTTCTTTCTATTCCCGTCTTTACTTTTCCCCACTTTTTTCGCAGATTTGCTCCGATTCCCGACTTCATCACCAACCTCCTGTGCAGCTGTAGTTGTTGAGTCACCTTTCTCCAGTTTGCTCACCTCCTCCTCGAGCACCTCCACCAACGCTCTCCCTCCATCATCGTGTTCCTCCCACCACGGCTTCCACAGGTCGACCAGCCGGCCAAGAGCTCCACCCCTCACTAGACCCATAAACGTCTCTTTCTCCTTGCCGTCGAGAAGTCCCCACAGCTCTTCTTCTGAGAGTTTGTCAATATCCAGCCCCGAGAGCCGGTCAGCCAAGtccagctcctcctcttcagcACCCTCATCTTCCACATCTACAtcttcttcctgtcctcctccgATCTCTTCAAGTTTTCTCAAAATAGCCTCAATCTCCGTCTCACTCTCTTCTCCAGACTGTTGAAGCTCTGCTAATCTGGACAGGAGCTCCACAGCCTGCACTCTCTCCTccatttctccttctccttctccttcctctgtgtcGTCTTGCATGACACCCGCATCTCTCAACACACTCTCCATCCCCCCGTCTGTCCTCTCTGCCTTTTGTCTGAGTCCTAAAAGAATCTCCTGCATTTTCTTTCTCCCCTCAGCCTCCGTTTTCCCCATATCCTTCAGCTCCTGCAGGACTGACTCTTTGTAAAACTCTTCGGAGCACGCAGAGTGAGCTGGGCTCCGGTAGCAAGCCAAGCCACAGTAATGCAGGTTGCACCGAGGACAGGTGTAGCAGGACTGTTTAGTTTCACACAGCATGCAGACTGCACTCCTCTTGGTGTTTCCCCCCTCATCATCATCTGGAGCCTGCTCCTCTTTAGTCTTGGCTGGGCTGAGAAACTCCTCTCGTCCAGCAGAAGCAGCTCCTCTGGCAGGGAGCAGGATACCGTCTCTGGTGACAGTGTCCGGCTCTGTGTCCGTCCACTCCTCCTTTGGACCAATATCTGTCAACAGACTCCTCACAGACGGAGGAAGTCTGCGTTTGATTAATGGATTCATTAGCGGCTGAAATGGATGAAACCACGACGTCGTAGCAAAGACAGAGATAGTTTTGTGGTTTCAAGGTAACCTAAAgccaacagaaataaaatacatgttagCAGGAtgtctgtagtctgtagttATACTAATATAATGGAGCACATGTGACAATTTGAGGTGCCAACGTCACGTAAACGTAGGTACaacgtgagtgtgtgttttaacgTCGTCTCGAAAcattcaatataaaaataaaacatgtatttcattttaataacttaCAGAATAAACTGGACTTACTTTCAAGCATTTGCATCTGCAGCAACGTTTTCACGTTTGTTGTGAAGGCGCCATGTCGCCGTTTGATGACGTTGGGTGACGTAAC encodes:
- the znhit2 gene encoding zinc finger HIT domain-containing protein 2, translated to MNPLIKRRLPPSVRSLLTDIGPKEEWTDTEPDTVTRDGILLPARGAASAGREEFLSPAKTKEEQAPDDDEGGNTKRSAVCMLCETKQSCYTCPRCNLHYCGLACYRSPAHSACSEEFYKESVLQELKDMGKTEAEGRKKMQEILLGLRQKAERTDGGMESVLRDAGVMQDDTEEGEGEGEMEERVQAVELLSRLAELQQSGEESETEIEAILRKLEEIGGGQEEDVDVEDEGAEEEELDLADRLSGLDIDKLSEEELWGLLDGKEKETFMGLVRGGALGRLVDLWKPWWEEHDDGGRALVEVLEEEVSKLEKGDSTTTAAQEVGDEVGNRSKSAKKVGKSKDGNRKKTSKDEGSSVSSVPPISAKIPKLSSLCANPSPLVCYGLVNTLFGYSFTMCLYNGDTDSLIFEVCDMILALSEALDSGRVFNSVQEALHRGETLLSAGGYLDKEDSRAPARAVEAVAHIMTGRDRKDATGYCLAALSQLRSVLSKARAALSKEGEEGAKRQKYFLASKKCEFFQAWVLDNAHRTHILALELWSEHSKRESERNSMEKAKTVVEESFKKGKRKRNNKMIEELS